Below is a window of Bombus pascuorum chromosome 16, iyBomPasc1.1, whole genome shotgun sequence DNA.
AACATGATTATtgaaactaataaaatttcaggcACTATCAAAACATCTGATGCGAAACCAATTTTAACAAAGAAGGTTTTTGCTGATGTGGTATGTTTACTTATAGAGGCTACCCGACATGATTTAGATGAAGAAAGCTTAAGAAGTTTTTTAAATCTTGTATATATTggtgaaaaaagaattacgaAATTATGCGAAGtatacattaataataaaaaggcaATACAGTCTCAGTTGGAATTGATAGGCAATAATCCACCTCACATTATTGATATAGACTGGCATTTAGATTACTGTGTCAAGGTAATTGATCGGTGAATAGAACACCGATCGTTTCATTCACTGATGCTTTATTTGCTCTTATTCATGAAAGTCATTTTCAGTTGGACACATGCAATTCACTAGGTGTTCCTCTTTATCATGTGCGGCTTAGTACTAAGAAACATGAAACAATAGATCATGTAACATTTTCATGTACAATACAACAGCTGCAAGAACTGGTATTTAAGCTCAAAGATGCCATCAGATACTCAGAGAAGCTTACTAATGTTTAGCTGTATCTTTAAGTTATTGATTTGCTGCATATAGTATGATCcatgtatattttcaaatctcCTTGGAATTACTTTTGTTTTAGCTATTTCTATTACAATATGTgagtttctataaattataattatcatcaacttataacatttatgtatattaacatttacacaacaattattatagtaattgtttaataataaactcAATATTTGTACGTATAAGTGTAATGGTAAAATCTTATACAAACAACAGACCGTGTAAAGTATAatcaactatatttttataatcaaaaGAACATCATCTACTTTACGTAGTATTATTACTGTATTGATAACGCGCGCGCTTCAGAGTATGCGCGCGGGCACACAAACATACGTAAAACATgtacataaatttcaaaacaaaCGACGATCAAcgttttgttataaataaaacaaaatttcgaaaacttcgatattgaaatttaaaatttcgatattgaaattttatacacaAAATTGTACACACACATTTTTCACTCGCTCACTCATTCAGGTACACCTT
It encodes the following:
- the LOC132915075 gene encoding COMM domain-containing protein 3-like → MMELSKDTIDGLANILNTNIVTDDNFLQILGMATSYIYDNPTEIKCTIKTSDAKPILTKKVFADVVCLLIEATRHDLDEESLRSFLNLVYIGEKRITKLCEVYINNKKAIQSQLELIGNNPPHIIDIDWHLDYCVKLDTCNSLGVPLYHVRLSTKKHETIDHVTFSCTIQQLQELVFKLKDAIRYSEKLTNV